From one Streptomyces sp. NBC_00539 genomic stretch:
- a CDS encoding polyketide cyclase produces the protein MWTYEHSTETDAAPEAIWRLWADVENWGVWNTDIASIQISGPFAAGAEIVMTPAGQDPVHLIVAEATVNELFVDEARFDGLLLRTIHRLDQGKQGRTRVTYRMEITGTGADQLGPRIGPAVTADWPETMAALVKLAQD, from the coding sequence ATGTGGACGTACGAGCACAGCACCGAGACCGACGCCGCACCCGAGGCGATCTGGCGTCTGTGGGCTGACGTCGAGAACTGGGGAGTCTGGAACACCGACATCGCGAGCATCCAGATCAGCGGCCCGTTCGCGGCGGGCGCTGAGATCGTGATGACGCCAGCCGGCCAGGACCCGGTGCACCTGATCGTCGCCGAGGCGACCGTCAACGAACTGTTTGTGGACGAGGCCCGGTTCGACGGGCTGCTCCTTCGCACCATTCACCGGCTCGACCAGGGCAAGCAAGGCCGCACTCGAGTGACGTACCGGATGGAGATCACCGGCACCGGAGCCGACCAGCTCGGCCCGCGAATCGGTCCGGCCGTCACCGCGGACTGGCCCGAGACCATGGCCGCCCTGGTCAAGCTGGCACAGGACTGA
- a CDS encoding CHAT domain-containing protein: protein MTDRLLVECEADGLVTVREWPSGELYPMVAAQAASLRWPLDKHDLAELRWYLEQYLRAPFGVYGDRGSAVETQLPVWGARIFQAVFGAGLARDAYVRARARGGPIEVVILSATAGPLGLPWELMADPARPTPLALDGVAVSRGLLRAQSTAVSQATGSRLRVLMVISRPDGPQDVGYRMIARPLLRRLAPIRDEVDLVVLRPPTLDRLGEVLAEARAAGEPFQIVHFDGHGVFGHAPRPVDRFTPQSDDGPGRQGMLAFEHLTGGLDLVPAEQVARVLAQAQVPIVVLNACQSAVVGARVEATVATRLLQEGAAAVVAMAYSVYAVAAAEFMAAFYERLLSGDRVTEAVAAGRRRLATADERPSPKGLLPLADWMVPVLYARSDAGFPWLRARPGSATSAGRDTVPPGLGEREGTDGAAKVNAGLDLDLAAEAEFVGRDALFHTLESAARLQRVVVLHGQAGTGKTELAKAFGRWFRDTGAVDAPELVIWHSFEPGVASFGLDGVINAVGRRLPEEDFPRLDRAARRARVENALRTRRMLLIWDNFETVHSMAGHDRSTPPLSEAERVELRAFLSGVAAGGRSAVLVTSRTEEQWLGNIRRVAVPGLEPEEAHEYADQLLAPYPQARRRREMRSFGELMRWLDGHPLSLRLILPHLETTDARDLLGALRGATPLPESAEGGRTGSLTASIAYSLGHLSDADRQALTVLTLFRGVADSNLLAAYSRVPGCPAPYQGHSAQEWEDLLARAARVGLLSSLGTGQYRIHPALPAHLSGPSSLRAATGSPVEPDAGDPAFLEACGRFGDWVTQQLESGEAVLALDLLPSQ from the coding sequence GTGACGGATCGTCTACTGGTCGAGTGCGAGGCCGATGGGCTGGTGACGGTCCGGGAGTGGCCGTCGGGTGAGCTTTATCCGATGGTGGCCGCTCAGGCGGCTTCCCTGCGGTGGCCCCTGGACAAGCACGACCTGGCGGAGCTCCGCTGGTACTTGGAGCAGTACCTGCGCGCTCCGTTCGGGGTCTACGGCGACCGCGGCAGTGCGGTCGAGACCCAGCTGCCGGTTTGGGGGGCCCGCATCTTCCAAGCGGTGTTTGGCGCCGGTCTCGCCCGTGACGCCTACGTCCGGGCTCGGGCACGGGGTGGCCCGATTGAGGTCGTGATCCTCTCCGCCACCGCTGGCCCCCTCGGCCTGCCGTGGGAGCTGATGGCCGACCCGGCGCGGCCCACGCCGCTCGCCTTGGACGGGGTGGCGGTCTCCCGAGGGCTCCTCAGGGCCCAGTCGACTGCGGTATCGCAGGCTACCGGGTCCCGCTTGCGGGTCCTGATGGTGATATCCCGACCGGATGGACCGCAGGACGTGGGCTACCGGATGATCGCCCGGCCGCTGCTCCGCCGTCTGGCGCCCATCCGCGACGAGGTCGACTTGGTCGTGCTGCGTCCGCCCACCCTCGACCGTCTCGGGGAGGTGCTGGCCGAGGCCAGGGCGGCCGGCGAGCCGTTCCAGATCGTGCATTTCGACGGCCACGGCGTTTTCGGCCACGCCCCGCGCCCGGTCGACCGTTTCACCCCGCAGAGCGATGACGGCCCGGGCCGTCAGGGGATGCTCGCGTTCGAACATCTCACGGGTGGCCTGGACCTGGTACCGGCCGAGCAGGTGGCCAGGGTGCTCGCCCAGGCGCAGGTGCCGATCGTCGTGCTCAACGCGTGCCAGTCCGCAGTGGTCGGCGCCCGGGTGGAGGCCACGGTCGCCACGCGGCTCCTCCAGGAAGGGGCTGCAGCCGTCGTCGCGATGGCCTACAGCGTCTACGCGGTGGCGGCCGCCGAGTTCATGGCGGCCTTCTACGAGCGCCTGCTGTCGGGTGACCGCGTCACGGAGGCCGTCGCTGCGGGCCGCAGGAGGCTGGCAACGGCCGATGAACGGCCTTCCCCGAAGGGGCTGTTACCGCTGGCCGACTGGATGGTCCCTGTTCTGTACGCCCGAAGCGACGCGGGCTTCCCCTGGCTCAGGGCCCGGCCCGGGTCCGCCACATCGGCAGGACGGGACACGGTGCCGCCCGGACTGGGGGAACGGGAGGGTACGGACGGCGCCGCTAAGGTGAACGCGGGCTTGGATCTGGACCTCGCCGCCGAGGCCGAGTTCGTTGGGCGTGACGCCCTGTTCCACACGCTGGAGTCCGCCGCGAGGCTGCAGCGGGTTGTCGTGCTGCACGGGCAGGCCGGCACCGGGAAGACCGAACTTGCCAAGGCATTCGGGCGCTGGTTCCGCGACACCGGTGCAGTCGACGCCCCGGAGCTGGTGATCTGGCACTCCTTCGAACCCGGCGTCGCCTCGTTCGGCCTGGACGGGGTGATCAACGCCGTCGGGCGGCGTCTGCCCGAGGAGGACTTCCCGCGGCTCGACCGCGCCGCACGCCGGGCACGGGTGGAGAACGCCCTGCGTACGCGGCGGATGCTGCTGATTTGGGACAACTTCGAGACTGTGCACTCGATGGCCGGCCACGACCGGTCGACCCCGCCGTTGTCCGAGGCCGAGCGGGTGGAGCTCCGTGCGTTCCTCTCCGGCGTGGCTGCGGGCGGCCGCAGCGCTGTCCTGGTCACCAGCCGCACGGAGGAACAGTGGCTGGGGAACATTCGAAGGGTCGCCGTTCCCGGCCTGGAGCCCGAAGAGGCGCATGAGTACGCCGATCAGTTGCTCGCGCCCTATCCGCAAGCCCGCCGGCGCCGGGAGATGCGCTCCTTCGGGGAGCTCATGCGCTGGCTGGACGGTCACCCGCTGAGTCTGCGGCTGATCCTCCCCCACCTGGAGACCACGGACGCACGGGACCTGCTGGGCGCGCTGCGGGGCGCCACTCCTCTGCCGGAATCGGCCGAGGGGGGCCGGACCGGCTCCCTGACCGCGAGCATCGCCTACTCTCTCGGCCACCTGTCCGACGCCGACCGGCAGGCGCTCACCGTGCTGACACTCTTTCGGGGAGTCGCAGACAGCAATCTGCTGGCCGCCTACTCACGCGTCCCCGGATGCCCGGCCCCCTACCAGGGGCACAGCGCGCAGGAGTGGGAGGACCTGCTGGCGCGCGCCGCCCGGGTGGGTCTGCTCAGCTCCCTCGGCACCGGCCAGTACCGCATCCATCCCGCTCTGCCCGCGCACCTCTCGGGCCCGTCGTCCCTGCGGGCGGCGACCGGCAGCCCCGTCGAGCCCGATGCCGGCGACCCCGCCTTCTTGGAGGCGTGCGGGAGGTTCGGCGACTGGGTGACGCAGCAACTGGAGAGCGGAGAGGCCGTCCTCGCCCTCGACCTGCTCCCATCACAATAG
- a CDS encoding MarR family winged helix-turn-helix transcriptional regulator: MALSPGDSPGFLLWHATLRWQRDIAAALGPMDLTHVQFVLLACTWWLNTQGEHPNQQALARQAGTDVKMTSQVLRALEAKGLIEREVDPADTRAKRLRVTSAGAELAPRAIAAVENVDTRFFQPVVHDDAVTMLSRLAHPES; encoded by the coding sequence ATGGCCCTCAGCCCCGGCGACAGCCCTGGGTTCCTGCTCTGGCACGCCACGCTGCGCTGGCAGCGCGATATCGCCGCGGCCCTCGGCCCGATGGACCTCACCCACGTCCAGTTCGTTCTGCTTGCCTGCACCTGGTGGCTGAATACCCAGGGCGAACACCCCAACCAGCAGGCCCTGGCCCGCCAGGCCGGCACCGACGTCAAGATGACCTCGCAGGTCCTGCGCGCCCTGGAGGCCAAGGGTTTGATCGAGCGCGAGGTAGACCCCGCCGACACCCGCGCCAAACGGCTGCGTGTCACCAGTGCCGGAGCCGAGCTGGCTCCGCGCGCGATCGCCGCCGTCGAGAACGTCGACACACGTTTCTTCCAGCCGGTGGTGCACGACGACGCCGTAACCATGCTCAGCCGCCTGGCCCACCCCGAATCCTGA